A region of Carassius auratus strain Wakin chromosome 11, ASM336829v1, whole genome shotgun sequence DNA encodes the following proteins:
- the LOC113110802 gene encoding dynein heavy chain 12, axonemal-like isoform X1 yields MDLDTSGRGFEEDVATQLMIESLREQGLVTSLFSGESCRIIQITPEREKIFSAIKHGDEQSLRELTVHQQAFFEEDDTDYIPLHEAAIQNNQNILEITFTASPEDAKHRKTRQGKTALFLAVEKGLLDNACFLLDHGSSPDTLDEDEDSPLVVAIRNNHYGMAKLLLNFSARVNQEGANHRTALHEAAQLGLMDFVDLLLKYGAHPDPRSSYGLTPLALAAQAGHLEIIRTLLRRGADVKSQAQGCATVLFEASASGKPDVISLLLEYGADANITTPKHTGHLPIHRVAHRGHVKALALLIPVTSLDAVDDSGISPLHLAAAGGHSQCLEMLLKANYDPNFMLHPWVRRSYDDKRQSALYFAVSNEDIASTRVLLEAGAMPNQDPVKCLQVALRLGNHELINLLLRYGANVNYYCRVNTTHFPSALQYALKDEVVLRMLCNYGYNVERCFDGPYGEGSHVPHGYEGWSDTVIKDTLFCEVISVSWLKHLSGNMVRIMLDYVDHVTFCSKLKAALMEQKQWPEICKIQEKVRCLQHLCRLKIRACLGRLRLRAPIFMSFLPLPERLKQYILYKEYDLYAQK; encoded by the exons ATGGATTTGGACACATCTGGAAGGGGTTTTGAGGAGGATGTGGCAACCCAGCTGATGATCGAGAGTCTCCGAGAACAAGGGTTGGTCACGAGCCTTTTCTCCGGTGAATCCTGCAG AATCATTCAGATCACCCCTGAGAGAGAGAAGATATTCAGTGCAATAAAGCATG GTGATGAACAGTCCCTCCGTGAGCTGACTGTCCATCAGCAAGCTTTCTTTGAAGAAGACGACACAGACTACATCCCTTTACACGAGGCTGCCATACAGAACAACCAGAACATCCTTGAGATCACATTTACCG CGTCTCCCGAGGATGCCAAGCACAGAAAGACTCGTCAGGGCAAGACGGCGCTCTTCTTAGCAGTGGAGAAAGGGCTTTTGGACAACGCTTGTTTCTTGCTGGACCACGGCAGCAGTCCAGACACCCTGGATGAAGACGAAGACTCGCCTCTCGTTGTAG CCATAAGGAACAACCACTATGGCATGGCAAAGCTCCTGCTAAACTTCAGTGCCAGAGTTAACCAGGAGGGGGCGAACCACAGGACGGCCCTGCATGAAGCCGCCCAGCTCGGCCTGATGGATTTCGTGGATCTGCTGTTGAAGTACGGAGCTCATCCCGACCCCAGAAGCTCTTATGGCCTGACGCCGTTAGCATTAGCTGCACAGGCCGGACACCTGGAGATCATCCGAACACTTCTCCGGAGAG GTGCTGATGTGAAGTCTCAGGCTCAGGGTTGTGCAACAGTCCTATTTGAGGCATCTGCTTCAGGAAAACCTGACGTCATCTCCTTACTTTTGGAGTACGGCGCTGACGCCAACATAACAACACCCAAACACACGGGACACCTGCCCATCCACAGAGTGGCCCACCGCGGACATGTCAA GGCTCTGGCTCTGCTGATACCGGTGACGTCGTTGGATGCAGTGGATGACAGTGGGATCAGTCCTCTTCACTTGGCTGCGGCAGGTGGACACTCTCAGTGTCTGGAAATGCTGCTAAAAGCCAATTATGACCCTAACTTCATGCTGCACCCATGGGTGCGCCGCAGCTACGACGATAAGCGCCAGTCTGCGCTCTACTTCGCCGTCTCCAATGAAGACATCGCCTCCACCCGAGTCCTGCTGGAAGCTGGAGCCATGCCCAACCAGGACCCTGTCAAGTGCCTGCAGGTGGCGCTGCGGCTGGGAAACCACGAGCTGATCAACCTGCTGCTTCGCTACGGAGCCAACGTCAATTACTACTGCAGAGTGAACACCACGCACTTCCCGTCGGCCTTACAGTACGCCCTGAAGGACGAGGTGGTGCTGCGGATGCTGTGTAACTACGGTTACAACGTGGAGCGATGCTTTGACGGTCCATATGGGGAGGGATCACACGTCCCACACGGATACGAGGGATGGAGTGACACCGTCATTAAAGATACGCTG TTCTGTGAGGTCATCTCTGTCTCGTGGCTCAAACATCTCTCAGGAAACATGGTTCGCATCATGCTAGATTACGTCGATCATGTGACCTTTTGCTCCAAACTGAAGGCTGCACTCATGGAGCAGAAACAGTGGCCTGAAATCTGCAAAATTCAAG AGAAAGTCCGCTGTCTGCAGCATCTCTGTCGGCTGAAGATCAGGGCTTGTTTGGGTCGGTTGCGTTTGAGAGCTCCGATCTTCATGAGCTTCCTTCCATTACCAGAACGACTGAAGCAATACATCCTGTACAAAGAATATGATCTCTACGCTCAGAAatga
- the LOC113110802 gene encoding ankyrin repeat and SOCS box protein 14-like isoform X2, whose product MAKLLLNFSARVNQEGANHRTALHEAAQLGLMDFVDLLLKYGAHPDPRSSYGLTPLALAAQAGHLEIIRTLLRRGADVKSQAQGCATVLFEASASGKPDVISLLLEYGADANITTPKHTGHLPIHRVAHRGHVKALALLIPVTSLDAVDDSGISPLHLAAAGGHSQCLEMLLKANYDPNFMLHPWVRRSYDDKRQSALYFAVSNEDIASTRVLLEAGAMPNQDPVKCLQVALRLGNHELINLLLRYGANVNYYCRVNTTHFPSALQYALKDEVVLRMLCNYGYNVERCFDGPYGEGSHVPHGYEGWSDTVIKDTLFCEVISVSWLKHLSGNMVRIMLDYVDHVTFCSKLKAALMEQKQWPEICKIQEKVRCLQHLCRLKIRACLGRLRLRAPIFMSFLPLPERLKQYILYKEYDLYAQK is encoded by the exons ATGGCAAAGCTCCTGCTAAACTTCAGTGCCAGAGTTAACCAGGAGGGGGCGAACCACAGGACGGCCCTGCATGAAGCCGCCCAGCTCGGCCTGATGGATTTCGTGGATCTGCTGTTGAAGTACGGAGCTCATCCCGACCCCAGAAGCTCTTATGGCCTGACGCCGTTAGCATTAGCTGCACAGGCCGGACACCTGGAGATCATCCGAACACTTCTCCGGAGAG GTGCTGATGTGAAGTCTCAGGCTCAGGGTTGTGCAACAGTCCTATTTGAGGCATCTGCTTCAGGAAAACCTGACGTCATCTCCTTACTTTTGGAGTACGGCGCTGACGCCAACATAACAACACCCAAACACACGGGACACCTGCCCATCCACAGAGTGGCCCACCGCGGACATGTCAA GGCTCTGGCTCTGCTGATACCGGTGACGTCGTTGGATGCAGTGGATGACAGTGGGATCAGTCCTCTTCACTTGGCTGCGGCAGGTGGACACTCTCAGTGTCTGGAAATGCTGCTAAAAGCCAATTATGACCCTAACTTCATGCTGCACCCATGGGTGCGCCGCAGCTACGACGATAAGCGCCAGTCTGCGCTCTACTTCGCCGTCTCCAATGAAGACATCGCCTCCACCCGAGTCCTGCTGGAAGCTGGAGCCATGCCCAACCAGGACCCTGTCAAGTGCCTGCAGGTGGCGCTGCGGCTGGGAAACCACGAGCTGATCAACCTGCTGCTTCGCTACGGAGCCAACGTCAATTACTACTGCAGAGTGAACACCACGCACTTCCCGTCGGCCTTACAGTACGCCCTGAAGGACGAGGTGGTGCTGCGGATGCTGTGTAACTACGGTTACAACGTGGAGCGATGCTTTGACGGTCCATATGGGGAGGGATCACACGTCCCACACGGATACGAGGGATGGAGTGACACCGTCATTAAAGATACGCTG TTCTGTGAGGTCATCTCTGTCTCGTGGCTCAAACATCTCTCAGGAAACATGGTTCGCATCATGCTAGATTACGTCGATCATGTGACCTTTTGCTCCAAACTGAAGGCTGCACTCATGGAGCAGAAACAGTGGCCTGAAATCTGCAAAATTCAAG AGAAAGTCCGCTGTCTGCAGCATCTCTGTCGGCTGAAGATCAGGGCTTGTTTGGGTCGGTTGCGTTTGAGAGCTCCGATCTTCATGAGCTTCCTTCCATTACCAGAACGACTGAAGCAATACATCCTGTACAAAGAATATGATCTCTACGCTCAGAAatga
- the LOC113110805 gene encoding 40S ribosomal protein S23 has product MGKCRGLRTARKLRNHRREQKWHDKQYKKAHLGTALKANPFGGASHAKGIVLEKVGVEAKQPNSAIRKCVRVQLIKNGKKITAFVPNDGCLNFIEENDEVLVAGFGRKGHAVGDIPGVRFKVVKVANVSLLALYKGKKERPRS; this is encoded by the exons ATGG gcAAGTGTCGTGGACTGCGTACTGCTAGAAAGCTGCGGAACCACCGCCGCGAGCAGAAATGGCATGATAAACAGTACAAGAAGGCCCATTTGGGCACCGCTCTGAAGGCCAACCCCTTCGGTGGAGCATCTCACGCCAAAGGCATCGTGCTTGAGAAAGT TGGTGTTGAAGCCAAGCAGCCCAACTCTGCCATCAGAAAGTGCGTCAGGGTCCAACTGATCAAGAACGGCAAGAAGATCACCGCTTTCGTCCCCAACGACGGCTGCTTGAACTTCATTGAG GAAAACGATGAGGTTCTGGTGGCAGGATTCGGTCGTAAGGGACACGCCGTGGGTGATATTCCCGGTGTTCGTTTCAAGGTGGTGAAGGTGGCCAATGTGTCTCTTCTGGCTCTGTACAAAGGCAAAAAGGAGAGACCCAGATCATAA
- the LOC113111330 gene encoding V-type proton ATPase subunit S1-like protein, with amino-acid sequence MASTRSPMFLALFSFVFLQISSSYEQLSAFVEGSSDNAPSQDIRFQQNEVDADGSVFAAEVRLRRALQPYAWPLHAPPRRKLLQSPGMLLYSPLSVSYNGKTCILFRARKLAIRYRNHSLVDLTERTFSPDAPVDTKGSFCSKDKAILNLRFGDVEDLRGLAIRLQMSNTFYESAGQNWFTLDNVYIHYNWTHEAVFNATDVYAPSTNSYHCQHVSSLQKYDTLLVPSANTDHAASWQITFTDFQIQAFNVQSSKFAAASDCATFFTPAILMGLITSLILLLVLAYALHMVVHLKHIDRYEEHKTTVYFPRSTEAESTEKNNL; translated from the exons ATGGCATCAACGCGGAGCCCAATGTTTCTTGCGTTATTTTCCTTTGTCTTCCTGCAGATATCCTCGTCTTATGAGCAGCTGTCTGCATTTGTGGAAGGAAG CTCAGATAATGCACCATCCCAAGACATCAGATTCCAACAAA ATGAGGTGGACGCTGACGGCTCGGTGTTTGCGGCTGAAGTGCGTCTCAGACGAGCGCTGCAG CCGTACGCATGGCCGCTTCACGCTCCTCCACGCAGGAAGTTGCTTCAGTCTCCAGGAATGTTGCTGTATTCTCCTCTGAGTGTTTCTTACAACGGAAAGACCTGCATCCTCTTCAGAGCCCGCAAACTGGCCATCAGGTACAGGAATCACAGTTTGGTGGACCTCACAGAGAGGACCTTCAGCCCAGACGCACCGGTGGACACCAAAGGCTCCTTCTGCAGCAAAGACAAAGCCAT aCTCAATCTACGTTTCGGCGATGTGGAAGATCTAAGAGGCCTCGCTATCAG ACTACAGATGTCAAACACATTCTACGAGTCTGCGGGACAGAACTGGTTCACTCTGGATAACGTTTACATCCATTATAACTGGACGCACGAGGCCGTGTTCAATGCTACAGATGTGTATGCGCCCTCCACCAACTCCTATCACTGCCAGCACGTCAGCAGCCTGCAGAAGTACGACACGCTGCTGGTGCCCAGCGCCAACACTGACCACGCCGCAAGCTGGCAAATAACCTTCACTGACTTCCAG ATCCAGGCGTTTAACGTTCAGTCCAGTAAGTTTGCGGCGGCCAGTGACTGCGCGACCTTCTTCACTCCTGCCATCCTGATGGGTCTGATCACGTCTCTGATCCTGCTGCTGGTGCTGGCCTACGCACTGCACATGGTGGTTCACCTGAAGCACATCGACCGCTACGAAGAGCACAAGACCACCGTCTACTTCCCTCGCAGCACAgaagcagagagcacagagaagAACAACCTCTAG